In a single window of the Drosophila albomicans strain 15112-1751.03 chromosome 3, ASM965048v2, whole genome shotgun sequence genome:
- the LOC117572407 gene encoding uncharacterized protein LOC117572407: MAENCPKCKKSINSKDAIIICNSDDCLKKFHRTCVNIDDAMYDLIQKNPMISFNCDECRNQTPKALSAKLHTIEEKVNKVCNGVNQIQGRMYQQYFQFGNQPVNNLDGKKHPQQNNLIVVGNNCNSDRLQVVCDYGRWVQVGKFATNTSEDDIIEHLAEELKINKNLVKCTKLVKNDANLSQLSYCKFKISIPDYRFNELFNEAIWPSGVMVSPFTPRSQLNQNRI; the protein is encoded by the coding sequence ATGGCCGAAAATTGCCCAAAATGCAAGAAATCAATCAATTCGAAGGATGCAATCATCATTTGCAATTCGGATGACTGCCTTAAGAAGTTCCACCGTACGTGCGTTAACATCGATGATGCGATGTATGATTTGATACAGAAGAATCCAATGATATCATTTAACTGTGATGAGTGCCGCAATCAGACGCCAAAGGCATTGTCCGCCAAGCTGCACACCATCGAGGAGAAGGTGAACAAGGTGTGCAATGGCGTTAATCAAATCCAGGGCCGCATGTACCAGCAGTATTTCCAATTTGGCAACCAGCCCGTCAACAATCTCGATGGCAAAAAGCACCCGCAACAGAATAATCTCATCGTCGTcggcaacaattgcaattcgGATCGATTGCAGGTCGTATGCGACTACGGACGTTGGGTGCAGGTGGGCAAATTTGCTACAAATACCAGCGAGGATGATATTATTGAGCATTTGGCCGAGGAGCTGAAGATCAACAAGAATCTGGTGAAGTGCACCAAACTGGTGAAGAACGATGCCAATTTGTCGCAGCTTTCATAttgtaaattcaaaatatccATTCCCGACTATCGTTTCAATGAGCTATTCAACGAGGCGATTTGGCCAAGTGGTGTTATGGTTAGCCCCTTCACGCCACGCTCTCAGCTGAATCAGAATCGCATATAA
- the LOC117572402 gene encoding vitamin K-dependent gamma-carboxylase, with protein sequence MTNSKRKQPPTPKASDTSCTDSSEKSAATDEVSYTTESQQENQPDNDKEEERKQREKQLPESTQTAQLFKVCFGHELHNFKNLNSFTCWLQRPVDGAALGVFRMLYGASMLIDIAEERGGGQLDVRFGEPQHCHFPLFNGMRALEYPLMGCVYLCMWLGALGIMLGYRFRWSCLTFISCYWYIFLLDKPAWNNHSYLFGLVGTLLLFTQAHSYCSLDSWLKPELRQPVPYWNYFIIKFQFFILYMYAGLKKFSLEWLSGYAMSSLSEHWVFAPFRQLLDGEIIDLLIIHWFTAIFDFSIAFFMTCERTRLFATPFMISFHLMNSRLFVIGMFPWVCLAEVPLFFGFSWPRRIRSLGKSVKLPFNEKPDQHKAGFRAQLRSCLILFYCALQLFLPYSHFITKGYNNWTNGLYGYSWDMMVHSYDTVLTSIKIVDNENQQVHHLNPYAFTEYDRWTKFADMAVQYAKCIERNIHEDLAKHPQNSPLTSTNISIYFDIWCSMNGRFQQRTFDPRMDLLRAPWSPFKSTPWSLPLLNELNHMRPKLKTIANEVLAWNNYSDVIFVADFPGLTLSNFIAPALYNCTLTILEGNVRYKSANDEESYFLTAGKSIGLESNSTHTVTTIGQKPASYLYTYVNRTMQEEESLLDEPIPPKERPILPIWRELKQRVANYQQFLMHLANCVLYLVYDVPIPMSVRERN encoded by the exons ATGACCAACTCGAAGCGCAAGCAGCCCCCCACACCCAAAGCCTCAGATACTTCTTGCACAGACAGCAGCGAAAAATCTGCAGCCACAGATGAAGTGAGTTACACAACCGAATCACAGCAGGAGAACCAACCGGATAACGACAAGGAAGAGGAGCGGAAGCAAAGGGAAAAACAACTACCGGAGAGCACTCAAACAGCTCAACTGTTTAAAGTGTGTTTTGGACATGAGCTGCATAACTTTAAGAATCTGAATAGTTTTACGTGTTGGCTGCAACGTCCTGTCGACGGCGCCGCTCTGGGTGTATTTCGGATGCTGTACGGCGCCAGCATGTTGATTGACATTGCCGAGGAGCGTGGCGGGGGGCAGCTGGATGTGCGCTTCGGTGAGCCACAACACTGTCACTTCCCCCTTTTCAACGGCATGAGGGCATTGGAGTATCCACTGATGGGTTGCGTCTATCTGTGCATGTGGCTGGGCGCATTGGGAATTATGCTTGGTTATCGCTTTCGCTGGAGCTGCTTGACCTTCATCAGTTGTTATTGGTACATCTTTCTGCTGGACAAGCCGGCGTGGAATAATCACAGCTATCTATTTGGTCTGGTGGGCACGTTGCTGCTCTTCACCCAAGCACACAGTTACTG TTCCCTAGACAGCTGGCTGAAGCCAGAGCTGCGACAGCCCGTGCCGTATTGGAATTACTTCATCATTAAATTTCAGTTCTTCATACTCTACATGTATGCGGGACTGAAGAAGTTCTCGCTGGAGTGGCTGTCTGGCTATGCTATGTCCAGTCTCAGCGAGCATTGGGTATTTGCTCCTTTCCGACAACTGCTCGATGGGGAAATCATTGATCTGCTGATCATTCATTGGTTTACGGCAATATTTGATTTCTCCATTGCCTTCTTTATGACCTGCGAGCGTACACGTCTCTTTGCCACGCCTTTTATGATCAGTTTTCATCTGATGAACTCGCGTCTCTTTGTCATAG GCATGTTCCCTTGGGTCTGTCTGGCGGAAGTGCCGCTCTTCTTTGGCTTCAGCTGGCCTCGACGCATACGCTCCCTAGGCAAGTCAGTAAAGTTGCCATTCAATGAGAAACCAGATCAGCATAAAGCTGGCTTTAGAGCTCAATTACGTAGCTGTCTCATACTCTTCTATTGCGCGCTCCAATTGTTCCTGCCTTATTCGCACTTTATCACAAAGGGTTACAACAATTGGACCAATGGATTGTATGGTTATTCCTGGGACATGATGGTGCATTCCTACGACACGGTGCTGACCTCCATTAAGATTGTGGACAATGAAAATCAGCAGGTGCATCATTTAAATCCCTATGCATTCACCGAGTACGATCGCTGGACTAAATTTGCTGACATGGCTGTGCAGTATGCCAAATGCATAGAACGGAATATACACGAGGACTTGGCCAAGCATCCGCAGAACAGTCCGTTGACCAGTACCAACATATCCATTTACTTTGACATTTGGTGCTCGATGAACGGACGATTTCAGCAGCGCACCTTTGATCCACGCATGGATCTACTAAGGGCACCATGGTCGCCTTTCAAGAGCACGCCCTGGTCGCTACCGCTGCTCAACGAGCTGAATCATATGCGTCCGAAACTTAAGACGATTGCTAACGAAGTGCTTGCCTGGAATAACTATTCGGATGTCATATTTGTGGCTGATTTTCCAGGCCTAACACTGAGCAATTTTATCGCTCCAGCGCTGTACAATTGCACATTGACAATTCTGGAAGGTAATGTGCGCTACAAGAGTGCCAACGATGAGGAGTCATACTTTTTGACAGCTGGCAAGAGCATTGGCCTGGAGAGCAATTCCACGCATACTGTAACCACCATTGGCCAGAAGCCAGCCTCCTATTTGTACACATACGTCAATCGTACTATGCAGGAGGAGGAGAGCCTGTTGGATGAGCCCATTCCGCCCAAGGAGCGTCCAATATTGCCCATCTGGCGGGAGCTCAAGCAGCGAGTGGCCAACTACCAACAGTTCCTTATGCATCTGGCCAATTGTGTGCTCTACTTGGTGTACGATGTTCCCATTCCGATGTCCGTAAGAGAGAGAAATTAA